The nucleotide sequence AAATAACGATGTCTCATTATGATGAAGTGGTTAAACAGGTTGATGATGCTATTGCCACAACCAGTATTCAAACCATGAATGAACTTTTAGTGGAATTAGGTAAAGATAAAACGATTGAGTTTCCACAGCGTTATGAGCAACAAGAGCGTTTACGTACGGCTATTTTCCATCACGGTGAAAAACATCGTTAGTCGGATTGTTGCTAAGAAATAAGAATTAAAAAGCGTTTTCACCTGTTTATCAATATGGTGAAAACGCTTTTTTCTTTTTACTACATTGTATCAACATGAATTAAAACGTTTTTCGACCTTCTAGCACTGCGATCCTATTTTCAATGGAGGGATGCGTTGAGAAAAACGAATCTCCTTTATTAAAAATAAAGGCTGCTTTACGATAAGCACGTCCCGTCGAACCATCTTCAAAATTTTCAGTGTCATGTTGTGCTGAAATTTTCTTTAATGCATTAATCATCGCTTGATTGTCTTGGGTTAAATCAACCGCAGTGGCATCTGCCATATATTCACGAGTACGGGACAAATAGAAATAGAGCACCTGTGT is from Proteus columbae and encodes:
- a CDS encoding DUF2526 family protein gives rise to the protein MSHYDEVVKQVDDAIATTSIQTMNELLVELGKDKTIEFPQRYEQQERLRTAIFHHGEKHR